Below is a genomic region from Govania unica.
GCGCTGGTGCCGCAGATTGCCGAGATCTATGACGAGCCTTACGGCAACACCTCGGCGGTTCCGGCCTATTGCTGCGCTCGCATGGCGCGAGAACAGGGCGTGTCCGTGATGTTCGCGGGCGACGGCGGGGATGAGATTTTCGGCGGTAACGAGCGCTATGCCCATATGCAGACTATCGAGCAATATGGTGCTATTCCGGCGTTTCTGCGCGCGGGGCTGCTGGAGCCGTTGCTCAATTTACCGGGGATGGCAAGCTTGCCGCTGGTGGCCAAGGCGCAGAGCCTCGCCCGGCGCTATGCCATTCCCATGCCGGACCGCATCTTTTCCTATGGCTTTCTGGCCGACGCGCCGCTGCATGAGGTGCTGACCGACCATATCGCAGGCGGCGTTAATGCCGGTGAACCCCTTGAAATCCTGCGTGAAGTCTACAATCGGCCGCAGCATGCCGATATCTTGCAGCGCATGATGCATATGGACCTGAAATCGGCCTTGGCCGACAATGATCTCAGGAAGGTCAATCGTATGTGTGCCCTGGCCGGGGTGGAGGTGCGCTATCCGTTCCTGGATGACAAAGTCATGGCGTTCGCCGCCTCAGTTCCGTCGAGCGTGCTGCTGCCTGGGTCCAACTTGCGGAAATTCTATAAGGACGCCATGCGCGGCTTCCTGCCTGACGCCATCCTGACCAAGACCAAGCATGGCTTCGGCCTGCCGTTCGCGCAATGGATCAAGGGCCATCGCGGCCTGCAGGAACTGGTGCGGAGTTATCTCTCGGATGCCGGAAAACGCGGATATTTTGAGCCTGCGTTCCTGGCGCGGGTGCAGGCGGCGGCCAGCGATTCGGTGTTCAGCGATCTCGATGGCTTCGCCTGGGATATCGCCGTATTGGAATTGTGGCTTCAGCGCCACGCTGACCGGAAAACTGACGAAAAAAATGGTTAACGGTAAGTCTGGCGTTGGCTCGATATTGGCTTATAAGCTCTGAAGGACGACAATACCGCCCGCTTTAGTCTGTCTGA
It encodes:
- a CDS encoding asparagine synthetase B family protein, which translates into the protein MAGLTGWFGAAAESNVLGRMAAELWRGEGAGGAQSEHLTTGGVAAVSGHALADVARRGARIAAIHGRPRWDDPAFEVLAERDGWAASLIAAYEAHGPDFLTKLGGWFAVAVYDGDSGQGLVAIDRAGIATLAYGRARDGGFVFGSTTDAVRSYPAMPATVSGQAVFNFLFTYTVPSPTTIYDEQRKVLPGQVILWSKDGMRPEFYWTMPYTEARSGNARQLIPALLEQLGDGFRRSAAGVDADEAGAFLSGGLDSSTVAGLMARHYGDARTFTIGFNEPDFDESGYAQMAATHFNTRQHVYIPTPDDVLALVPQIAEIYDEPYGNTSAVPAYCCARMAREQGVSVMFAGDGGDEIFGGNERYAHMQTIEQYGAIPAFLRAGLLEPLLNLPGMASLPLVAKAQSLARRYAIPMPDRIFSYGFLADAPLHEVLTDHIAGGVNAGEPLEILREVYNRPQHADILQRMMHMDLKSALADNDLRKVNRMCALAGVEVRYPFLDDKVMAFAASVPSSVLLPGSNLRKFYKDAMRGFLPDAILTKTKHGFGLPFAQWIKGHRGLQELVRSYLSDAGKRGYFEPAFLARVQAAASDSVFSDLDGFAWDIAVLELWLQRHADRKTDEKNG